A region from the Treponema pallidum subsp. pallidum str. Nichols genome encodes:
- a CDS encoding septum formation initiator family protein, translated as MRIYLRVVLPLSLALNSYGVLAFFWGERGVCAMRLLEREKKELVHHIQTLAERGRDLAAVVDALSFDEETIGAYARQLGYVRAGDVLVRPVNFTVAHMHTLDSGDARPLVAPACFSDTRCKVYALCVGFFVVLLQLLWGSARAYFKT; from the coding sequence ATGCGCATTTACTTGAGGGTAGTACTTCCCCTGTCTCTTGCGCTGAACAGCTACGGTGTACTCGCCTTTTTCTGGGGAGAGCGGGGGGTGTGTGCCATGCGGCTACTGGAACGTGAGAAAAAGGAGCTCGTCCATCACATCCAGACGCTCGCAGAGCGTGGGCGCGACTTGGCTGCGGTGGTGGACGCTCTATCCTTTGACGAAGAGACTATCGGTGCGTATGCGCGTCAGCTAGGATATGTCCGCGCGGGGGATGTGTTAGTGAGGCCGGTAAACTTTACCGTTGCGCACATGCATACCCTTGATTCTGGGGATGCACGTCCGCTTGTTGCACCTGCATGTTTTAGCGACACGCGTTGCAAGGTGTACGCGCTGTGCGTCGGCTTCTTTGTCGTCCTGTTACAGCTGCTGTGGGGTAGCGCGCGTGCGTATTTTAAAACATGA
- a CDS encoding L-threonylcarbamoyladenylate synthase yields the protein MRILKHEAQSAHAAARALKAGALVALPTDTVYGFSGLVPHAVPDLICLKARGCTETEGNRREGYPFIALLADPQDVVVYTGTRLPAEFRALWPGPYTFVLRMQDGATQAFRCPADLWLRSVIRAVGGAIFSTSANRHGEPPLQDAQDIDHIFGKHLALTVDAGPLTGSPSAVIDLTHPVPRVLRAGAAPLPLAGLERRDSPSLPHVGEVCKE from the coding sequence GTGCGTATTTTAAAACATGAGGCGCAGTCTGCGCACGCTGCTGCGCGTGCGCTCAAGGCCGGTGCGCTCGTAGCGTTGCCGACAGATACGGTGTACGGTTTCTCTGGCCTTGTGCCACACGCTGTTCCGGATCTCATATGTCTGAAGGCGCGTGGGTGCACAGAGACGGAAGGGAACCGGAGAGAGGGCTATCCGTTCATTGCACTGCTTGCAGATCCACAGGACGTGGTTGTCTATACCGGGACGCGGCTTCCTGCGGAGTTTCGTGCGCTGTGGCCTGGCCCGTATACGTTTGTGCTGCGCATGCAAGACGGCGCGACGCAGGCGTTCCGCTGTCCTGCTGACCTGTGGCTGCGCTCAGTGATACGGGCAGTTGGGGGAGCGATCTTTTCCACGAGTGCAAATCGGCACGGCGAGCCGCCGCTGCAAGATGCACAGGACATCGACCACATCTTTGGAAAGCATCTTGCGCTGACCGTAGACGCAGGACCACTGACCGGCTCCCCAAGCGCGGTGATAGACCTCACGCACCCCGTGCCGCGTGTGCTCCGCGCTGGTGCGGCGCCGTTGCCTCTTGCAGGACTGGAAAGGCGTGACTCTCCTTCCCTCCCTCATGTGGGGGAAGTATGTAAAGAATGA
- a CDS encoding TP0183 family DNA metabolism protein — protein sequence MKKGVRSSRLLILFVLFAHAVHAAPRVGVYRLEVSGVPAHTETTINDALFSFIRELRGYHVVDCREQAVPHRFPEKGNLDYIFCGAMDLTPEGIRLAVALKGKDHNATRLLSKTYETAARILLDSRHLVRDVFDRSVPLTGNQTETSSMRHTRAGEESVSSLDALAGSWHSTEEGERIVIVSEGRGIAVLRSGLSVPLKLKISDGVLVVSQKGAVNARQFSHFPPEIAQKLAQEARPLQWRFPKISGNNRLSGVRTAPVVRGAGHTASVEYEEVPEEWVRN from the coding sequence ATGAAAAAAGGTGTCCGTTCTTCTCGGCTGCTTATCCTGTTCGTGCTGTTCGCGCATGCTGTTCACGCAGCTCCTCGTGTTGGCGTCTACAGGCTAGAAGTGTCTGGTGTGCCTGCGCACACAGAAACTACCATCAACGACGCGCTCTTTTCTTTCATTCGGGAGTTGCGTGGGTATCACGTTGTAGATTGCAGAGAGCAAGCGGTGCCGCACCGTTTTCCCGAAAAAGGGAATCTTGACTACATATTTTGCGGCGCGATGGACCTCACCCCTGAGGGGATTAGACTGGCTGTTGCACTCAAGGGTAAAGATCACAACGCCACGCGGCTGCTCTCCAAAACATATGAGACGGCAGCGCGCATTCTGCTTGACTCGCGCCACCTGGTCCGAGATGTGTTTGACCGTTCTGTCCCGCTGACAGGAAATCAGACAGAGACGTCTAGCATGCGGCACACGCGCGCAGGTGAAGAATCCGTTTCGTCCCTAGATGCCCTCGCCGGTTCCTGGCACAGCACAGAGGAAGGGGAAAGAATCGTCATCGTGAGCGAAGGCCGCGGCATCGCGGTGTTGCGCTCCGGACTTTCCGTTCCCCTCAAGCTGAAAATTTCAGACGGAGTGCTCGTGGTGTCACAGAAGGGGGCAGTCAATGCGCGACAGTTTTCTCATTTTCCCCCTGAGATCGCTCAGAAGCTCGCGCAGGAGGCGCGTCCGCTCCAGTGGAGGTTCCCAAAGATCTCAGGAAACAACCGGCTTTCAGGCGTCAGAACCGCCCCTGTCGTGCGGGGCGCAGGGCACACCGCTTCTGTTGAGTATGAAGAGGTGCCTGAGGAGTGGGTCCGCAACTGA
- the smpB gene encoding SsrA-binding protein: MRGTGTHLIAKNRKAFFNYHVEDRLECGIALEGTEVKSVRAGHLSFPDAFAEMRGGELWLKNVHIAEYVHACSFAPNPDRMRKLLAHRDQIARLKRKVEEKGYTLVPLEFYLKAGRVKVALGICKGKKLFDKRAQIKARDNARELSRSLCERHH, translated from the coding sequence ATGAGGGGCACAGGAACCCATCTCATTGCAAAGAACCGCAAGGCTTTTTTCAATTACCATGTGGAAGACCGTCTAGAGTGTGGCATCGCGCTTGAAGGCACGGAGGTGAAGTCTGTGCGCGCGGGGCATCTTTCTTTTCCTGACGCATTTGCAGAGATGCGCGGAGGCGAGCTGTGGCTAAAGAATGTGCATATTGCGGAGTACGTGCATGCTTGCTCCTTTGCCCCCAATCCGGATCGGATGCGGAAGTTACTGGCACATCGGGACCAGATTGCGCGCTTGAAGCGCAAGGTTGAAGAGAAAGGCTATACTCTGGTCCCCCTGGAGTTTTACCTAAAAGCAGGGCGGGTGAAGGTAGCGCTGGGAATCTGCAAGGGCAAGAAGCTTTTTGACAAGCGCGCGCAGATCAAAGCTCGCGACAACGCACGGGAGCTGTCCCGCAGCCTCTGTGAGCGACACCACTAG
- the lepB gene encoding signal peptidase I produces MGFFLFYLFITTHVVAAYRIQADSMQPTLSAGDCVLASSLFRFARIKRGDLVLATPLEKEDIGLFKRAMNAVLGFASLQLYRPFGAADRMFSRPQMRRVVGLPGDTVYMRDFVLYVKPHGQQHFLTEFEVSAVSYDVRKGVLPEHWSERLPFSGFMEEMQLDEHSYFVLCDNRIVSSDSRLWGAIDGSTQIKAKAFMRYFPFGAFGVL; encoded by the coding sequence GTGGGCTTCTTTCTGTTCTATCTTTTTATCACTACGCATGTGGTTGCAGCGTATCGCATTCAGGCGGACTCGATGCAGCCGACCCTGAGCGCAGGGGATTGCGTTCTTGCCTCGTCCCTGTTTCGCTTTGCCCGCATCAAGCGGGGGGATTTGGTGCTTGCAACTCCCCTTGAGAAAGAGGATATAGGCCTGTTTAAAAGGGCGATGAATGCTGTGTTAGGCTTCGCAAGCCTTCAATTGTACCGGCCGTTTGGCGCGGCAGATCGCATGTTTTCGCGGCCGCAAATGCGCAGGGTGGTGGGCCTTCCAGGGGACACTGTCTATATGCGCGATTTTGTGCTGTACGTTAAGCCCCACGGTCAGCAACACTTCCTCACGGAATTTGAAGTGAGTGCAGTTAGCTACGACGTGCGTAAGGGGGTGCTTCCTGAGCATTGGTCTGAACGGCTTCCCTTTTCTGGTTTCATGGAAGAGATGCAGTTGGACGAGCACTCCTACTTCGTGCTGTGCGATAATCGAATTGTCTCCAGTGATTCTCGTCTGTGGGGTGCCATCGACGGTAGTACGCAGATAAAAGCAAAGGCATTCATGCGTTATTTCCCTTTCGGAGCATTTGGTGTCTTGTAG
- a CDS encoding coproporphyrinogen-III oxidase family protein: MVRAAHRAVPFIMSSEVGASLYVHIPFCAQRCAYCDFYSLVRSTYFRPHQPCPHFIDRLLQDVALQRECFGVQGWQTVYMGGGTPSLLAPQDIRHFCVALRAAQRYPIQEFTLEVNPEDVTEEFLCACAEGGVNRLSLGVQSLRDEVLRAERRAASAECARTALRVMTANARFFSGGVRISADLIAGLRGQTARMVREDIDELLSFGLRHVSLYGLCVPHPTETQEERIAALWAHGSAYLVRAGFNRYELSNFARTAADESAHNRAYWRMAPHAGVGPGAVGTRFVNLSLSKEGAWAIRSTVRKHLGQYLAEVCRENVYEHEFLTEHMCVQEALLMGLRLEQGLDVVTFRARFGKGIEAYIGKTIARWQCHGRMQRTATSLRLSAQARVFLDSFLREAFAELART, encoded by the coding sequence GTGGTGCGTGCTGCGCATCGTGCTGTTCCTTTTATCATGTCTTCTGAGGTCGGTGCGTCTTTGTACGTGCACATCCCCTTCTGTGCGCAACGCTGTGCTTACTGCGATTTTTACTCCCTGGTGCGTTCAACCTATTTTAGGCCTCATCAGCCTTGTCCGCATTTTATCGATCGGCTGCTACAGGATGTGGCATTGCAGCGGGAGTGCTTTGGGGTCCAGGGGTGGCAGACAGTGTATATGGGTGGAGGTACCCCTTCGCTATTGGCACCGCAGGACATTCGTCATTTTTGCGTAGCGTTACGCGCCGCGCAGCGGTATCCGATTCAGGAGTTCACTCTTGAGGTGAATCCTGAGGATGTGACCGAAGAGTTTTTGTGTGCGTGTGCAGAAGGCGGAGTAAACCGTTTATCCCTTGGGGTACAAAGTCTGCGTGATGAGGTGTTGCGTGCGGAGCGTCGTGCAGCCTCTGCTGAATGTGCTCGTACCGCGCTCCGCGTGATGACGGCAAATGCGCGCTTTTTCTCTGGCGGGGTGCGTATTTCAGCAGATCTCATCGCTGGATTGCGCGGGCAAACGGCGCGAATGGTGCGTGAGGATATAGATGAGCTTTTGTCTTTTGGGCTGAGACACGTGTCGCTATATGGGTTGTGTGTACCGCATCCGACTGAAACGCAAGAGGAGCGAATTGCAGCGCTTTGGGCACACGGCAGCGCGTATCTGGTGCGTGCAGGATTTAACCGGTATGAGCTTTCGAATTTTGCACGTACTGCGGCGGACGAGAGCGCGCACAACAGAGCATATTGGCGGATGGCACCGCACGCAGGGGTGGGGCCTGGCGCAGTTGGCACGCGTTTTGTCAACCTTTCTTTATCAAAGGAGGGGGCGTGGGCGATCCGCAGCACGGTGCGGAAACATCTTGGCCAATACTTAGCAGAAGTGTGTCGGGAAAATGTGTATGAGCACGAATTCCTTACAGAACATATGTGTGTGCAAGAAGCATTGTTAATGGGATTACGTCTTGAACAGGGACTGGATGTGGTTACATTTCGTGCGCGGTTCGGGAAGGGAATTGAAGCGTACATTGGCAAAACAATCGCGCGGTGGCAGTGTCATGGCCGAATGCAGCGGACGGCGACGTCATTGCGTTTGAGTGCGCAGGCACGGGTATTTCTGGACAGTTTTTTGCGAGAGGCGTTTGCAGAACTTGCGCGCACGTGA
- the tuf gene encoding elongation factor Tu → MAKEKFARTKVHMNVGTIGHVDHGKTTLSAAITSYCAKKFGDKQLKYDEIDNAPEEKARGITINTRHLEYQSDRRHYAHIDCPGHADYVKNMITGAAQMDGGILVVSAPDGVMPQTKEHLLLARQVGVPSIIVFLNKVDLVDDPELLELVEEEVRDALAGYGFSRETPIVKGSAFKALQDGASPEDAACIEELLAAMDSYFEDPVRDDARPFLLSIEDVYTISGRGTVVTGRIECGVISLNEEVEIVGIKPTKKTVVTGIEMFNKLLDQGIAGDNVGLLLRGVDKKEVERGQVLSKPGSIKPHTKFEAQIYVLSKEEGGRHSPFFQGYRPQFYFRTTDITGTISLPEGVDMVKPGDNTKIIGELIHPIAMDKGLKLAIREGGRTIASGQVTEILL, encoded by the coding sequence ATGGCCAAGGAAAAGTTCGCGCGCACTAAAGTTCACATGAACGTGGGTACTATTGGGCACGTCGATCACGGGAAGACAACGCTCTCTGCGGCGATCACCTCGTACTGTGCAAAGAAGTTCGGTGATAAGCAACTAAAATACGACGAGATTGACAATGCGCCCGAAGAGAAAGCGCGCGGGATCACCATTAACACGCGTCATCTTGAGTATCAGTCCGATCGTCGTCATTACGCGCATATTGATTGTCCTGGGCACGCGGACTATGTGAAGAATATGATCACGGGTGCTGCGCAGATGGACGGTGGTATTCTCGTCGTGTCTGCGCCTGACGGCGTTATGCCACAGACGAAGGAGCATCTTCTGCTCGCCCGTCAGGTTGGTGTTCCCTCCATCATTGTTTTTTTGAACAAGGTTGATTTGGTTGATGATCCTGAGTTGCTAGAGCTGGTGGAAGAAGAGGTGCGTGATGCGCTTGCTGGATATGGGTTTTCGCGTGAGACGCCTATCGTCAAGGGGTCTGCGTTTAAAGCTCTGCAGGATGGCGCTTCCCCGGAGGATGCAGCTTGTATTGAGGAACTGCTTGCGGCCATGGATTCCTACTTTGAAGACCCAGTGCGTGACGACGCAAGACCTTTCTTGCTCTCTATCGAGGATGTGTACACTATTTCTGGGCGTGGTACCGTTGTCACGGGGCGCATCGAATGTGGGGTAATTAGTCTGAATGAAGAGGTCGAGATCGTCGGGATTAAGCCCACTAAGAAAACAGTGGTTACTGGCATTGAGATGTTTAATAAGTTGCTTGATCAGGGAATTGCAGGTGATAACGTGGGGCTGCTTTTGCGCGGGGTGGATAAAAAAGAGGTTGAGCGCGGTCAGGTGCTTTCTAAGCCCGGTTCTATTAAGCCACACACCAAGTTTGAGGCGCAGATCTACGTGCTCTCTAAGGAAGAGGGTGGCCGTCACAGTCCTTTTTTTCAAGGTTATCGTCCGCAGTTTTATTTTAGAACTACTGACATTACCGGTACGATTTCTCTTCCTGAAGGGGTAGACATGGTGAAGCCGGGGGATAACACCAAGATTATAGGTGAGCTCATCCACCCGATAGCTATGGACAAGGGTCTGAAGCTTGCGATTCGTGAAGGGGGGCGCACTATTGCTTCTGGTCAGGTGACAGAGATTTTGTTGTAG
- the rpsJ gene encoding 30S ribosomal protein S10 — translation MARERIRVKLCGFDVELVDQSSRAIVHAVQKAGAEVLGPIPLPTRMHKFTVLRSPHVNKKSREQFEMRTHKRLIDIIEPSQEVMNALMGLELSAGVDVRIKQ, via the coding sequence ATGGCCAGGGAGAGAATTCGGGTAAAACTGTGCGGATTTGACGTGGAGCTAGTGGATCAAAGTTCGCGCGCGATCGTGCACGCGGTGCAGAAGGCGGGCGCTGAGGTGCTCGGACCTATTCCGCTTCCGACTAGGATGCACAAGTTTACGGTCTTGCGCTCTCCTCATGTGAACAAGAAGTCGAGGGAACAGTTTGAGATGCGTACGCACAAGCGGCTGATTGATATCATCGAACCTTCTCAGGAAGTGATGAATGCGCTTATGGGTTTAGAGCTTTCTGCAGGAGTGGATGTGCGGATAAAGCAGTGA
- the rplC gene encoding 50S ribosomal protein L3, with translation MVGLIGQKVGMTQIFDARGCVTPVTVIRVEHNVVVGLKDVERFGYSAVILGTGCMKKSRISKPYAGQFAERIPPVRVMREFRGFTLDVSVGQVLDVRVLESVRYLDVCALSKGKGFQGVVKRWGFSGGRSSHGSKFHREAGSTGQCTSPGRTFKNVKMPGRMGAERVTVQNLRIERIDVGLGVVMVRGAVPGRNKATVFLRTAVKRER, from the coding sequence ATGGTTGGTTTAATCGGCCAGAAAGTTGGTATGACCCAGATTTTTGACGCACGGGGTTGTGTTACGCCGGTGACGGTGATTCGGGTGGAGCACAACGTGGTGGTAGGACTGAAGGATGTGGAGCGCTTCGGTTACTCTGCAGTGATACTTGGCACAGGGTGCATGAAGAAAAGTCGTATCTCAAAGCCATATGCTGGACAGTTCGCTGAGCGGATACCGCCGGTGAGGGTCATGAGGGAGTTTCGGGGCTTTACGTTGGACGTTTCGGTTGGGCAAGTGCTCGATGTGCGTGTATTGGAGTCCGTGCGTTATCTTGATGTGTGTGCTCTCTCAAAAGGAAAAGGATTTCAGGGAGTAGTGAAGCGGTGGGGTTTCAGCGGAGGTCGCTCTTCTCACGGATCGAAGTTTCATCGTGAAGCGGGTTCCACCGGGCAGTGTACGAGTCCTGGCCGTACGTTTAAAAACGTAAAAATGCCGGGACGTATGGGGGCTGAGCGGGTGACGGTGCAGAATCTGCGTATTGAACGGATTGATGTGGGTTTGGGTGTCGTGATGGTGCGCGGTGCGGTGCCAGGTAGAAACAAGGCCACGGTGTTTCTGCGGACCGCGGTCAAGCGTGAAAGATAG
- the rplD gene encoding 50S ribosomal protein L4, producing the protein MEKTVYSVEGVALRSVELDESVFGLSVNRGVIYYAINSELSNKRLGTACTKGRSEVHGSNTKPYKQKGTGRARRGDKKSPLLVGGGTIFGPKPRDFHYALPKKVKRLAMKSLLSLKAQGDALTVIEDFTVESGKTRDLIQVLRHFAQRERTVFILQNDDALLKRAGRNIPTLSFLSYNRLRAHDLFYGRKVLVLETAVHKIADFYRSKDAAQDGTY; encoded by the coding sequence GTGGAAAAGACAGTGTATTCGGTTGAAGGTGTTGCGCTGCGGTCAGTTGAGCTTGATGAGAGTGTCTTTGGGCTTTCGGTGAACCGGGGTGTGATTTATTACGCGATAAATAGTGAGTTGAGTAACAAGCGCTTGGGGACTGCGTGTACTAAGGGACGTTCCGAAGTGCATGGTTCGAATACCAAGCCCTATAAGCAGAAGGGTACGGGTCGTGCTCGCCGCGGAGATAAGAAGTCTCCACTTCTGGTGGGGGGTGGTACTATATTTGGTCCTAAGCCGCGTGATTTTCACTATGCTCTCCCGAAGAAGGTGAAGCGTTTGGCCATGAAGTCTCTCCTAAGTTTAAAGGCGCAGGGGGATGCGCTGACAGTGATTGAGGACTTTACGGTCGAAAGTGGAAAAACTAGGGATCTGATACAGGTGTTGCGTCATTTTGCACAAAGGGAGCGTACCGTTTTCATCTTGCAAAATGATGATGCGTTGTTGAAGCGTGCGGGGAGAAATATTCCAACGCTCAGTTTTTTGTCGTACAACCGTTTGCGCGCGCACGACCTTTTCTACGGGCGCAAGGTATTGGTTTTGGAGACTGCGGTACATAAGATCGCGGATTTCTATCGGTCAAAGGATGCTGCACAAGATGGAACATACTGA
- a CDS encoding 50S ribosomal protein L23 gives MEHTDVVIAPVLTEKSNALRQQGKYVFRVAARATKIQIKQAVTQLFGVTVRRCTVMNVFGKKRRVRHRTGRTSGWKKAIVHVAAGQSIGVLERA, from the coding sequence ATGGAACATACTGATGTAGTGATTGCTCCGGTGCTTACGGAGAAGTCGAATGCGCTGCGGCAACAGGGTAAGTACGTGTTCCGTGTTGCAGCTCGTGCGACAAAGATTCAGATTAAGCAGGCGGTGACGCAGCTTTTTGGAGTAACGGTTAGGCGGTGTACGGTAATGAATGTCTTTGGGAAGAAGAGGCGTGTTCGTCATCGGACCGGTAGGACGTCTGGGTGGAAGAAGGCGATCGTGCACGTTGCAGCAGGACAGTCAATTGGTGTTCTTGAGCGTGCATAG
- the rplB gene encoding 50S ribosomal protein L2 yields MALKMYRPMTAGLRGRVDLCRAELTARTPEKSLTRGKPAKAGRGAGGRISVRHRGGGHKRRYRDIDFKRDLHDIPGTVKTIEYDPNRSVNIALVFYANGQKRYILAPKGLKVGQQVVSGEKVPLEPANALPLGVIPVGFTVHNVELTIGKGGQIARSAGTRAVIAAKDGGYVMLRLPSGEARLVHRRCYATIGELGNEDHMNTALGKAGRARWRGVRPTVRGMAMNPVDHPLGGGEGRGKGRNPVTPWGQPCRGYKTRKKRRVSDRFIVSKRK; encoded by the coding sequence ATGGCGTTGAAGATGTATAGGCCTATGACGGCGGGCTTGCGGGGGCGTGTTGATCTGTGTCGTGCGGAGCTTACCGCGCGCACGCCCGAAAAGAGTCTTACACGCGGTAAGCCTGCCAAGGCGGGCAGGGGTGCTGGGGGTAGGATTTCGGTGCGTCATCGTGGGGGTGGGCATAAGCGGAGGTACCGTGATATCGATTTTAAACGTGATTTGCACGACATACCTGGCACGGTAAAGACTATCGAGTATGACCCGAATCGAAGTGTGAACATCGCGCTTGTGTTTTACGCGAATGGTCAGAAGCGCTATATACTCGCACCCAAGGGTTTGAAGGTGGGACAGCAGGTCGTTAGCGGAGAGAAGGTCCCTTTAGAGCCCGCGAACGCGCTGCCACTCGGGGTAATTCCAGTTGGTTTTACGGTGCATAACGTTGAGCTTACGATCGGTAAGGGTGGTCAGATCGCGCGTTCTGCAGGCACCAGGGCGGTGATTGCGGCAAAGGACGGTGGCTATGTGATGCTTCGTTTGCCCTCTGGGGAGGCGCGTCTGGTGCATCGCAGGTGCTATGCCACTATTGGTGAATTAGGTAATGAGGATCATATGAACACGGCTTTGGGGAAGGCAGGTCGTGCGCGTTGGCGTGGGGTGCGGCCGACAGTTCGTGGTATGGCTATGAATCCTGTGGATCACCCGTTAGGTGGTGGTGAAGGGCGTGGTAAGGGACGTAACCCAGTAACTCCCTGGGGGCAGCCGTGTCGAGGATACAAGACGCGCAAGAAGCGCAGGGTATCCGATCGCTTTATCGTGTCAAAGAGAAAGTAA
- the rpsS gene encoding 30S ribosomal protein S19: protein MSRSVKKGPFVDKKLYKRVVEMNKAANQRNKKVIKSYSRCSTIIPEMVGFTISVHNGKSWIPVYITEEFVGHKLGEFSPTRVFRGHSGSDKKVGR, encoded by the coding sequence ATGTCTAGGTCGGTGAAGAAAGGTCCCTTCGTTGATAAAAAGCTGTATAAGCGAGTTGTCGAGATGAACAAAGCGGCTAATCAGAGAAATAAAAAGGTGATCAAGTCGTATTCGCGTTGTTCCACCATTATCCCTGAAATGGTGGGCTTCACTATCTCGGTGCACAATGGCAAGTCGTGGATCCCAGTGTACATTACGGAGGAGTTTGTGGGGCATAAGCTGGGTGAATTTTCTCCGACTCGTGTGTTCCGTGGGCATAGCGGTTCTGACAAGAAAGTGGGAAGGTAG
- the rplV gene encoding 50S ribosomal protein L22: MTERVTYRAKTKFLVASPTKVRPVANVVKCKPYVRAMALLGHLPHKGARLISKVMKSAASNAIDRDKRLDEERLFVRDIQIDEGPRLKRLWCRGRGRGDVQLKRMCHITVVVEESVRTKDGSKG; encoded by the coding sequence ATGACTGAGCGTGTCACGTATCGAGCGAAGACAAAATTTTTGGTTGCGTCTCCGACAAAGGTGCGTCCGGTTGCGAATGTGGTGAAGTGCAAGCCGTATGTGCGCGCGATGGCGCTTTTGGGACACTTACCGCACAAGGGTGCACGTTTAATCTCCAAGGTCATGAAGTCAGCGGCTTCGAATGCAATTGATCGGGACAAGCGTCTTGATGAAGAGCGCTTGTTCGTGCGTGACATTCAGATAGATGAGGGGCCTCGTTTGAAGCGTCTGTGGTGCCGGGGACGGGGGCGGGGAGATGTTCAGTTGAAGCGGATGTGTCACATCACTGTTGTGGTAGAGGAAAGTGTGAGGACGAAAGATGGGTCAAAAGGTTAG
- the rpsC gene encoding 30S ribosomal protein S3: protein MGQKVSPIGLRLGINKVWSSRWYAGPREYAALLHEDLRIRSMIRSFPECKNADIAEVEIVRHPQRVTVVMHTARPGVVIGAKGVNIEKIGAEVQKRLNKKVQIKVKEIKRMELNAYLVAQNVARQLTARVSFRKCLRQACAGTMKSGAQGVKIRVSGRLGGAEMSRTEEIKEGRTPLHTLRADIDYGFAEAHTTYGSIGVKVWLYSGMMYGNECRKDVGSLLRRSRRESGQKSDELVRDERTHAERG from the coding sequence ATGGGTCAAAAGGTTAGTCCAATCGGTCTGAGACTGGGGATCAATAAAGTATGGTCTTCTAGGTGGTATGCAGGTCCTCGGGAGTACGCGGCGTTGCTGCATGAGGATTTAAGGATTCGTAGCATGATTCGCTCCTTTCCTGAGTGCAAAAATGCGGATATTGCCGAGGTGGAGATTGTCCGTCATCCCCAGCGAGTGACGGTAGTGATGCACACCGCGCGCCCTGGAGTAGTTATTGGAGCAAAGGGTGTAAATATAGAAAAGATTGGCGCTGAGGTTCAAAAGCGTTTGAATAAGAAGGTTCAAATCAAGGTAAAAGAGATCAAGCGCATGGAGTTAAATGCTTACTTGGTTGCGCAGAATGTTGCTCGCCAACTCACGGCGCGTGTTTCTTTTCGTAAGTGTTTGCGGCAGGCCTGTGCGGGGACGATGAAGTCTGGTGCTCAAGGGGTAAAAATTCGAGTTTCGGGGCGTTTGGGTGGTGCTGAGATGTCTCGCACTGAGGAGATAAAAGAGGGGCGTACGCCTCTGCACACGCTGCGCGCAGATATTGATTATGGTTTTGCCGAGGCACATACGACTTATGGGAGTATCGGGGTAAAGGTGTGGCTATACTCAGGGATGATGTACGGGAATGAGTGTCGCAAAGATGTAGGCTCTCTGTTGCGGCGATCGCGCAGGGAGAGTGGCCAAAAGTCTGACGAGTTGGTGCGCGACGAGCGTACGCATGCGGAGAGAGGTTGA
- the rplP gene encoding 50S ribosomal protein L16 codes for MALSPKRVKYRKVQRGRVKGDATRCNAVDFGAYALVCLEPFWLTSRQIEAARVALNRRIKRGGKLWIRVFPDKPYSKKPAETRMGKGKGSPEYWVAVVKPGTVLFELMGVERALAEQAMLLAGSKLPIKTRFAERVQEI; via the coding sequence ATGGCGCTTAGTCCCAAGCGGGTAAAGTACCGAAAGGTACAGCGGGGGAGGGTGAAGGGGGATGCCACTCGGTGCAATGCGGTTGATTTTGGTGCGTACGCGCTGGTGTGTCTTGAGCCGTTTTGGTTGACGAGCCGACAAATCGAAGCGGCTCGTGTAGCGTTAAACCGAAGGATTAAGCGCGGGGGTAAGTTGTGGATTCGTGTTTTTCCCGATAAGCCATACAGCAAGAAGCCTGCAGAGACGCGTATGGGAAAAGGAAAGGGGTCGCCTGAGTATTGGGTTGCGGTAGTAAAGCCAGGTACTGTTCTGTTTGAACTAATGGGTGTAGAACGAGCGTTGGCAGAGCAGGCGATGCTTCTGGCAGGAAGTAAACTTCCAATCAAGACGCGGTTTGCCGAACGCGTACAGGAAATTTAG
- the rpmC gene encoding 50S ribosomal protein L29 gives MGRGGCAQLSYSELLSRRRELERKYLDLRFQLVVEHVDNKLMKRILRRQIAAVNTFLRHKELTELEKRGVRE, from the coding sequence ATGGGTCGGGGTGGGTGTGCGCAATTATCATATTCTGAGCTTCTTTCGAGGCGTCGTGAGCTTGAGAGAAAATACTTGGATCTGCGCTTTCAGCTTGTTGTTGAGCATGTTGACAACAAGCTTATGAAAAGGATTCTCCGTCGTCAAATTGCGGCGGTTAATACTTTTTTGCGACATAAAGAGTTGACTGAACTAGAAAAGAGAGGGGTTCGGGAGTGA